Sequence from the Pontibacter pudoricolor genome:
ATGCTAAAGCTTGGGACAGGGTAGTACTTCAGCATGATCGGGATAGCTAAGTAATGCATTAAAAGGTGGCCACGCCCTTTCTCTCCCATACCCTGCAGCGAATATTGTATCTCCGGCTGAATACCAAACTGCTCACTCTCCATATACAATGCATAAATGCCGGCATTTGCCCCAAACTGCATCTCCAGGTTCTGCAGATCTCCGGAAAAAGTAGACAGGTTAGCCCCACCTTTAATGCCTGTGTAACTCTTTTTGCCAGACTGCTCCTGCTGAGAGGTATCTTGTGCCATACTGCTGCTGCCCAGGCATATTAAAAAAAGCAAAAGAAGGTAAAATTTGTTCATGTAGTAAAAAGTATAAATTAAAACGATAACGCCCGACTAAACTATAGCCAGGCGTTTGATAACTATAAACTATAGTTCAGTTTAAAACTCTGCGTTCTGGGGTGTTCTCGGGAAAGGAATTACGTCGCGGATGTTGCCCATTCCGGTAACGAACTGCACCATACGCTCGAAGCCCAGACCGAAACCGGCGTGCGGACAGCCACCGAAACGGCGGGTATCCAGGTACCACCACAGGTCTTCTTCGTGTATGCCAACACCTTTCATGCGCTCTACCAGTATATCCAGACGCTCTTCACGCTGCGAACCACCTACAATTTCGCCAATGCCTGGCGCCAAAATATCCATCGCGGCAACGGTTTTGCCGTCGTCGTTCAGGCGCATGTAAAACGCTTTGATGTCTTTCGGGTAGTCGGTAACTATAACTGGCTTTTTAAAGTGCTTCTCTACCAGGTAGCGTTCGTGCTCACTCTGCAGGTCAATACCCCAGCTAACATCATACTGGAATTTCTTCTTCTTGTAATGGTTAGAGTTCAGCAGAATGTCGATCGCTTCGGTGTAAGTAACACGCTCAAAATCATTGTTCACTACAAACTCCAGCTTCTCCAGCAAAGTCATTTCCTGGCGCT
This genomic interval carries:
- a CDS encoding porin family protein; translated protein: MAQDTSQQEQSGKKSYTGIKGGANLSTFSGDLQNLEMQFGANAGIYALYMESEQFGIQPEIQYSLQGMGEKGRGHLLMHYLAIPIMLKYYPVPSFSIQAGPYAALLLKAKYEYEAVDVTDNKAKGNDFGFAYGFSVGNESKLTFGVRHHVGLSSIYKDYKAYNQTVQASISFCVSQK